Genomic DNA from bacterium:
AGACGTCGTGTCCGGCGCGGTGGGCCTCCTCGTCGGCCTCTCCGTCGCGTTCCTCGTCAGCATTCCCCTCCAGCGCGTGCCGATCATCGGCGCGTACATCATTCCGATCGCCGCGGTGCTGGGGTTCGGCTACCTCGGCCTGCACCTCGGCATTCAGCGGCGCGAAGACGCGCTGGCGGCGTCCGCCCGGCTTGTGGAGTGGATCGGCCGCGAGCGTCAAGGCCTGCGGCTGCCGTCCCACGGCGGCCCGCGGGGGGGCGCTTCGATTTCATGGTCGCCGGCGGCTGAGTCCGCCGGCAGGCAGGAGGCCGGCGCGCGACCCGTCTTCGCGGGGCGGTACGGCCGGCAGGGCGCCGGTCTGCCCAAGATCCTCGACACGAGCGCGATCATCGACGGGCGGATCGCCGACATCTGCCGTACGGGATTCCTCGAAGGCCCGCTGCTGGTGCCGCGCGGCGTACTCACCGAGCTGCAGCACATCGCGGACTCCGGCGACGCGCTCCGCCGCAACCGCGGCCGGCGCGGCCTCGACGTGCTCGACACCATGCAGCGCGAGCTGCGCAGCGTCCAGGTCTATGATGACGGCCCCGCCGTCCCCGGCGAGCCGGTGGACGCACAGCTGGTGCGCCTCGCGGCGTCCCTCGGCGCCGTGATCGTGACGACCGACTACAACCTCAACAAAGTCGCCGGCCTCCAGGACATCCCAGTGCTGAACGTCAACGAGCTCGCGAACGCCATCAAGCCGGTGATGCTGCCCGGCGAGGATCTGATCGTCCACTTGATCAAGGACGGCAAAGAGGCCGGGCAGGGGATCGGCTATCTGGAAGACGGTACGATGATCGTCGTCGAGGGGGGCAAGAAGCACATCGGGGAGACCCTGCCGACGGTCGTGACCAGCGTGCTGCAGACCGCGGCCGGCCGTATGATCTTCGCACGGCCGAAGGCGCTCGAACGGGACGGCGCGCCGCGGTGAACCGCTCGTTCCGGGTTGCCGCGGTGGTCCCGGCGGCCGGCAGAGGCGAGCGATTTGGCGCCGGCGGACCAAAGGCGCTCCTCCCGCTGCGGGGACGTCCGCTTGTCGAATACGCGCTCGCCGCGCTCAGCGCCGCGCCGGCGGTCGAGGCCATCATCGTCGCGGCGCCGGCGGACGCCGTCGAATCGGTCACGCGCGCGGCCCGCCGCGCCGCCGGCTCGAAGCTCGCGGCGGTGGTGCCCGGCGGGCCGGACCGCCAGGCCTCGGTGGCCCGGGGGTTGGCGGCGCTGCCGGCCGGTCCGGGAATCGTGCTCGTACACGACGGCGCCCGTCCGTTCGTTCCGGTCTCGCTGATCGACGCGGTCGCGGCGGCCGCCGCCGAGGACGGCGCGGCCACGGCCGCGGTCCCGGTGGAGGAGACGGTAAAGCGCGGCGCCGAGGGATGGGTCCGGGAGACGGTCGACCGCGCCGGATTGTTCCGCGTGCAGACCCCGCAGGCGTTCCGGCGCGCGCTGCTCGAAGACGCGCACCGCGAGGCCGAGCGCGCCGGGTTCCGCGGAACGGACGACGCCGCGCTCGTCGAACGGCTCGGACGCCCCGTCCGGCTCGTCCCGGGCGCCCCGCATAACCTGAAGGTCACGGTCCCGGCGGACATGATGCTGGCCGAGGCGCTGCTGCGCCGCGACGCGCCGGCGCCGCCTGCGCCCCGTGTCGGCATCGGGTTCGACGCGCATCGGCTGGTGCCCGGCCGGCCGCTCGTGCTCGGCGGCGTGACCATCCCGTTTCCGCGGGGGCTCGACGGCCACTCGGACGCCGATGTGGTCGCCCACGCCGTGATAGACGCGCTGCTCGGCGCGGCGGGCCGGGGCGACATCGGCGCGCTCTTTCCCCCCGGCGATCCCGCCTACCGCGGCGCCGACAGCATGCGGCTGCTCGGCAGCGTGCGCGCCCTGCTCGCGGAGCACGGCTGGCGCGCGGCGCACATCGACGTGGTCGTGATGGCCGAAGCGCCGCGCCTCGCCCCCCACGCGGAGGCGATGCGCGCGGCGATGGCACGGGCCCTCGACACCGAGCCCGGCCGAATCAGCATCAAGGCGACGACCCTCGAGGGGATGGGCGCCATCGGCCGCGAGGAGGGCATCGCCGCCCAGGCCGTTGCGAGCCTGGAGCCTGTGCCGGCGGAGGCCGGGCGGTGAAACACGGCGTGCGCCGCAGGCCCGCGCTCGCCAAGGGGCGTGACGTCCCCGGCCGTTGGATCGCCGGCCGCTTCGTGCGGCCGCAGCGCAACCTGCTGCCGATCCTGATCGAGGAGGCGGTCACCGACGAGCCCGTGACCGTCGAACCCATGCCGGGCAAGCCCGCCTCGAGACCGGCCGGGATCTGGCGCGGGTCGGAGTTTCATCACGTCGTGAGGCTCTTCGGCCGCCGCTTCGAGCGCGACGCGATGTACGTGCGGCTGCTGAGCGAGCGCGGCCAAGTCTTCGAGCTGCGCCGCACCCTCGAGATGGACCCCTGGACGTGGCGCAGCCGGTGGCGGTGGGACCTCGTCGCGATCATTCGGCTCGTGTCGGTCAGGCGGCTGCCGTCGGATCCGCAGCAGTGGATCTGGCCGACGGGGGCCGGCGTCCGGTGACGCTCAGAGTCTACAGCAGCCTGGCACGGCGCAAGGAGCAGTTCGAGACCGTGCATCCCGGCGAGGCGCGCATGTACGTGTGCGGGCCGAACGTGTACGGTCCCTCGCACGTCGGGCACGCTATGTCGTACGTGGTGTTCGACGTCGTCCGCCGCTATCTCACCTACCGCGGCTACCGCGTCCGCTTCATCCAGAACTTCACGGACATCGAGGACCGGATCATCGAGACCGCGGCGGCCGAAGGCACGACCATCGAGGCGCTCGCGGAGCGGTATATCGCGCGGTTCCTGGCGGAGATGGACGGCCTCGGCGTGCGGCACGCAGAGGCGTATCCGCGCGCGACCCAGGCGATCCCAAAGATGATCGAGGTCATCCGGGTGCTCGAGTCCCGGGGCCTGGCCTACGCCGCGGGGGGCGACGTCTTCTTCCGGGTGACCGCGTTCCCGGGGTACGGCCGTCTCTCCGGCCGATCGCTCGACGAAATGATGGCCGGCGCGCGCATCGACGTGGACGCGCGCAAGGAACACCCGATGGACTTCGTGCTGTGGAAGGCGGCGAAGCCCGGCGAGCCGGCGTGGGATAGTCCTTGGGGACGCGGCCGGCCGGGTTGGCACATCGAATGCACGGCGATGTCGATCGAGCACCTCGGCCCGCAGTTGGATATCCACGGCGGGGGACAGGACGTCGTGTTTCCCCATCACGAGAACGAGATCGCGCAGTCGGAGGGCTACACCGGCAAGCCGTTCGTCCGCTACTGGATGCACAACGGCCTGCTGCGCCTCACGGGCGGCCCGGAGAAGATGACGCGCCATCTGGGCGGCATCATCACGATCCGCGAGGCGCTCGACCGCTACCACCCCGACACGCTGCGCGTCTTCTTCCTCTCGTCGCACTACCGCAACCCGCTCACGTGGACGGACGAGGCGCTGGCCGCCGCGGCCGGCGGGGCGGAGCGCCTCCGCACGGCGCGGGAGAACGCGGAGGATCTGCTCGCCCTGACCGCGGCCCCCGCCTCGGATGCGCCGGAGGTCGCGGGCGCGCTCGGTGCGCTCGCGGAGGCCGCCGTGTCTGCCCGGACCGTGTTCGAAGCGTCGATGGACGACGACTTCGGGACGCCCGGGGCGCTCGCGGGGCTCTTCGACCTCGCGGCGTCGCTGAACCGCGTCACCGATGCGGCGGTCCGCCGCCGCACCGCGCTGTCGGGTGCCGGCGCGCAGACCGTTCGCACCGCGCTCGACACGCTGCGTGAACTGTCCGGCGTGCTCGGCCTGCGCCTCGTCACCGCGCTCACGCCGGCGCAGGCGGCCGCGTTGGCGGAGCTTGCGCGCCGCCTCTCGGAGGAGCGGCCGGATCTCTTCAAGCCTGAGGAACGGCCGGACGGCGTCGGGCCGGCGGAGGCCGGGCCGGCCTTCGTCGCCTACATTGCCCGCGGCCGGGTGGAGGCGCGCCGGCGCAAGGACTGGGCGATCGGCGATCGCGTACGGGCCGATCTCTCCGGACTCGGCATCCTGCTCGAGGACACCCCGGCCGGTTTCAAGTGGCGCGTAAGATAGGCAGCCCCCGCGCGAATCCGTGGAGTGGTTCTCGTCCCGACGACGCGCCCGAAACCGCGCTCGTCGGCCGGCACGCGGTTCTCGAGGCGCTGCGCGCGGGGCAGCCGGTCTCGCGCGTGCTCGTCTCGCGCACCGCGCGCGGGGCGGGGCCGCTGCGGGACATCGTCGAGACCGCCCGCCGCCGCGGCGTGCCGGTTCAGCCGGTCGACGCCAGGCGCCTCGACGGCCTCGCGCAGGGCCTGCCCCATCAGGGGGTGGCGGCGCTCACCGCCGTCCAAGCGCTCGTCGGCCTCGATGACGTGCTCGAGGTCGCGCGGGGGCGCGGCGAGCCGCCGTTTCTCATCGTCCTCGACGGTGTGGAGGATCCGCACAACCTCGGCGCGGTGATCCGCACCGCGGAGGCCGCGGGCGCGCACGGCGTGGTTATTCCCCGCCGCCGGGCCGCCGGGCTCACCCCGGCCGTGGCGCGCGCCGCCGCGGGCGCGACGGCGCATCTCGCGGTCGCGGGCGTCGGCAATCTCGTCGCCGCCCTCGAGGAACTGAAGCAGGCGGGGGTGTGGGTGATCGGCGCCGATCCCGAGGCCGCGGAGCCGTACGACGCCGGCGCGCTCGAGCCGCCGGTGGCGCTCGTGGTCGGCGCGGAAGGACGCGGGCTGCACCGTCTCGTGCGGGAGCGATGCGACCGTCTCGTGCGGATTCCGCTGCGCGGACAGGTGCGGTCCCTCAACGTCTCGGTCGCCGCGGCGCTCCTGCTGTACGAGGTGGCGAGGTGCGCCGGCCGCGTCTCGGCCGGAGGCGACACAACCACCGCGCGATGAGAATCGTTTCTCGCCGCGCCCCGTCTGACGCAGGACCTCCGGCCGCCTTCTGGGCCTACGGCGTGAGCCAAAGCGCGCCTCCTGCCGCGCGCAGTCGATGGCGCCGCGGGCGCATGAATACCGCGTCCGGAGCGATTCGCTTATTGACTCCGCAACCTCCGGTTGTATAATGTGTGTAACTTGCGGCAACAGCCAGAAGCGGTGCCCAGGGGGGAGCAGGCCGGCCGGCCGACACAATCGGACAGCCGGCACCTCGGCCATCCACGTGACGGTCAGCCAGCGCAGACGGTGGTATCCCATATCACAGCGGGAAGACACTCTGGGCGGAGGCGAGACTTGTGGTAGTTGCGCGCAAGGTGGCGGCAGTTGTACCAAGCTACCAGGATATGGGCGATGAACAGCTCGTCGATTGCGCGAAGGGCGGCGATGAATTCGCCGCTGAGTACCTGATCAACAAATACCGCAACTTCGTCCGCGTCAAAGCCAAGGCGTACTTCCTCATCGGAGCCGATCGGGAAGACATCATCCAGGAAGGGATGATCGGGCTCTACAAGGCGATACGGGATTTCCGGCGCGAGAAGCTGTCGTCGTTCCGCGCGTTCGCCGAGCTCTGCATCACCCGCCAGATCATCACCGCGATCAAGACCGCCACCAGACAGAAGCACATTCCGCTTAACTCGTACATCTCGCTCAACAAGCCGATCTACGACGAAGACTCCGACCGGACGCTGCTCGACGTGATCAGCAGCATCAAGGTGTCCGATCCCGAGGAGCTCGTCATCAACCAGGAAGCCTCCCAGACGATGCGGGAGCGCATCCGCAAGAACCTGAGCGACCTCGAGTGCCGCGTGCTGACCGCCTACCTGGAGGGCAAGTCCTACCAGGAGATGGCGACGGAGCTCCACCGCCACGTCAAGTCGATCGACAACGCGCTGCAGCGCGTGAAGCGGAAGCTCGAGCGGAATCTCGAGGGCGAGGAAGACTAGGCGCCCGGCGAGGCAGGCACGAAGCCAACGAGGCGGGTCCGTGATGGACCCGCCTCGGCGTTTCTTCGGCCAGACCGGGCCGGAGCGCTCAGCCGCCGATCTGCGACATGATCCGCTGCTTGGGGATGACGTTGCGCGCGAGGCCGTGGCCCCAGGGCTTCCGGAAGGCCGCCGCGGCAAAGCGCTCGCGGACCTCTTCAAAGGACGCCCCCGCCCGGATCGGCGTCCGCAGATCCACCTCGTCGTCGCGCAGCAGGCACAGGCGCAGCCGGCCCTCGGCCGTGAGCCTGAGGCGCCCGCACTGCGCGCAGAACGGCTGGCTGACCGAGCTGATGAAGCCGAGCGTGCCGCGCGCGCCGTCGAGCCGGTAGGTCCGCGCCGGATCGTAGCCGCTCGTGTCGATCGGCCGCAGCGGGCCCAGCGCCGCTTCGATCCGCGCCATCGTCTCCGCGGTCGGCACGTACGCGCTGGTCTGGAACCCCGCGACGGTGCCGAACGGCATCATCTCGATGAACCGGACGTCCCACCCGCGTTCGAGCGTGAGCCGCGCCAGGTCGGGCGCGGCGCCGTCGTTGAAGCCGCGGACGACGACCGCGTTCACTTTGACCGGCGAGAGACCCGCGCGCTCGGCCGCGTCGAGGCCGCCGAGCACGTCGTCCAGGCGGCCCCACCGGGTGATCCGGTGGAACTGCTCGGGGTCGAGCGTATCGAGGCTGACGTTGACGCGCTTGAGGCCGGCCTCCGCGAGCGGCTGCGCCAGCCGGCCGAGCATGACGCCGTTCGTGGTCATCGCGACGTCGTGAATCCCGTCGATCGCCGCGATCCGCCGGACGAGCTCCACGAGGCCGTGACGAACCGTCGGCTCGCCGCCGGTCAACCGCACCTTGCGCACGCCGAGATCGGCGGCCGCGCGCAGCACCAGCAGGATCTCATCGTCGTTCAGCAGCTCATCCGTGGGCTTGAACTGCATCATTTCGGGCATGCAGTAGACGCACCGGAGGTTGCACCGGTCGGTGAGCGAGATGCGGAGGTCCCGGATCTCTCGTCCGTACTGATCCTTCATCAATGTGCATTATACCAGGAAGAGCCCGGCGGAACGGCGCGTCTCAGGCGGGCAGCGGCGGAGCCGCCGGCGAACAAGCTAGACTCACGAGGTCCTAATGGGCACCGACGAGGAGCGACATGGAATCGAGGTCGGTCAGCGCGCGTCGCTGACCCGTGCGATTTCTGACGAAGACATCGAAGCCTACGCCAGGCTCACCGGGGACTACAATCCGCTCCACGTCGACGAAGCGTTTGCCGTCCGCGGCCGCTTCGGCCGGCGGGTTGCGCACGGTCTGTTGAGCGCCGGCCTCATCTCCGCGGTCCTCGGAACGCGGCTTCCCGGGCCCGGCGCGATCTATCTTCAGCAGACGTTCCGGTTCGCGCGGCCGGTCTATCCCGGCGACACGATCACGGCGACGGTCGAGGTCACCGCGTACCGCGAGGACCGGCGGATCGCCACGCTCACCACGACATGCACCGATCAGCGCGGCGAGGTCGTCCTCGACGGCGAAGCGGTCGTGCTGCTGGACCCTCCGGGGGGGCTCTGATACACTGGCGGTGACGTATCGGCCCCCGTAGCTCAACTCGGCAGAGCACCTCACTTGTAATGAGGGGGTTACCAGTTCGAATCTGGTCGGGGGCTCCAGGTTTACCACGGCTTTGCTCGTGGTTCACCGCTCGCGGCGAGTCCTTACTGTAGCCAAACTGTAGCCAATCTCGCCCTTCGCACGTTAGATCGGCGGCGGTTAACAGTTCTCACGGTGCCGAACGGGTTCAGGCCCCGGAGAGAAGCCGCTTGAACTCCCGGATGGCCCTTCCCACTGCTGATTCTCCGCTTTGATGAGGACCCGCTTGTACGACCCCCTGCACCCCGCGCTCGTGATGCGGGAATCCTACATCGAGCAGGTCGTCGATCAACGGTACTAACCCGCCCGCGCTCATCGTACTGCCTCACGGGCAGGTCCCACCGGCGCGCTTGGATTACCTGCTCCGGGTAAGAGCCACCTTTAATTCCTCGCCGTCGGGGAGCGATCGGGTCACGGTAACCTTCTGACCGTTCATGAGGTCTGCGACTTGGTCCGGTCGGATCGTGATCTTCAGCGTCCCCACATGTGAGGCATCCAGGCGGGCCAGTCACCGGGCCGGCCCGGATAGCCCGAGGCGGACCATCCCCCGTGCATCCCGAAGCCGCCGACGAACGTCACGAGGACCAAGACCGCGAGGATCAGCACCAGGATGAGACTGAAATGCGCCCCGCGTCCCTGGGGCTCGGGCGCAAGCTCCTCGTGCATCTGCCGGTACTGTTCCGGGGGTCAGTTCCCCGCGTGCATATCGGTTATCCAGGATATCGCGGGCAGGGGATCGCAGTGCAGCGGGAGCGGCCGGGAAGAGCCAAGCGGCCAGCCCGAAGGCCAGCATGATCACGAGGACCCAGAACACGAGCATCCACGCCATCATGCCGGGCCACATGGCGCATCGCTCCTCCCGTCTCCGAACGGGTTCACCTCACCGGCTCGCACGATCGAGCCGGTGAGGCGAACCGCCGTGTCCCGCAAGCCGTGCCTGCGGGGCTCAGTTGAGCTCCTTCTCCTGGACAAAGGTCCCGTGCCAGCGATGATACCAGACTTGGCCGGTGTAGGCGTTTACGCTCAGCATCCCGACGACCTTGCCGTCGCGGGTCACATCAAGCGTGTAGTACCCGGGGAAGGTGTCGACGTTGCGCACCTTTGTCCCGGGCAGTTGAGCGGTGAGGAACGACTGCGCGATCGTCTTGGCTCGCGTCGCCGTGATCTGGGGCTGCGCCGTTGTCGCGGACCCGGGGCCCACGCCCGGTCCCCGCTGGCCGCCGGGGCCATAGCCATAGCTACCCATCATCCCGCCGCCTGTCGTGCCACCGGGACCGTAGCCAGAGCCGCCGCCCATCATCCCGCCAGGGCCGTACCCGGAACTGCCGCCCATCATGCCCGGGCCGCCCCGGCCTGCCATGTGCCCAAACTGGGTGTTCCACATCATCGTCTGCGGCTCAGGATGCACGAACCCCGTGGACCGGTCAATCAGGAACTCAAACGCGCCCTGACCGCTGGTCTTGTACTTCACCGCCACGTAGAAATTGTTGGAGAACTCCTGGATCTCGTCCAGCGTCAGGCCGCTATAGCCGCCTCGCGCCAGGACTTGGCGGGCGATCTTCTCCGCCTGTTCGATCGAGACCGGTTGCCAGGTCGCTGCTTGGCTCTGCCCCATGTGGCCCGGCCCCGGCATCCCGTACGGCGGTGCGTACGACTGTGCCAGCACCGGAAGCGCGAGCATGCTCACGACGCCGAGCACTCCCAGGACGATCCACATCCGCGTGTTCATCTCCCCAGGCCTCCTCGCCGTGGTGAGTTGGTACTTCCCGGACGTGTCCACGGCTGCAATTCTGCACCCTTAAGGTACCCGGCCTCCGGGGAGCCCGTATGCGGCTTGTGTGATGATTCTGTGAAGCCGCGGACGCCATCTTCGAGGATCCCGCAGGCCACTGGGGTGGGCGAGGGGCGTGCTGGGTTGGGTGGTCGCCTATGTCACCTGCGGGAGGACAATCGTGAACGTGCTCCCGCGGCCCGGCCCGGGGCTCTCCGCCCGGATCGTGCCGCCGTGCGCCTCGACGAGGTGCCGGGCGATCGTGAGTCCGATCCCGCTTCCGCCGCTGGACCGCGCCCGGGACCGATCTACCCGGTAGAACCGGTCGAAGACATGTGGCAGGTGTTCGGCGGGGATTCCGATTCCGGTATCGGACACGACGATCGCCACCCCGTCGGGATCGCGCCGCACGTAGACGCGCACATGCCCGCCCGCTGGCGTGTACTGCAGAGCGTTGCCAAGGAGATTCGTAAGCACCTGGCCGATGCGGTCGGGGTCCACCGGCACCGCCGGTAGTCCATCGCGAGCCCCGACCTCCAGTGTGACCCCCTTGTCATCGAACTGCGGGCGTAGCCTGGCTGCGGCGGCGTCGATGAGCGCCCGGACATCAACGCGGCGGAGGTGGAGCGGCGCCTGGCCCGCCTCCGCCCGCGAGAGCGCCTGCAGATCGTCCACCAGCCGCTGCAAACGCTCGGTCTCGCGGTGGACACGGTGAAACGTCTCCGGCTCCGGAACGATTACACCGTCCAGCATGCCTTCCATGTTGCCGGCGATGCTGGCGAGCGGCGTCCGGAGCTCATGGGCCACATCCGCAATCAGGTCCCGGCGCCGCGCCTCGACGTGCTGCAGGGTCTCGGCCATGCGGTTGAAGTGCATAGCCAGCTCGCCGAGCTCGTCCTCCGAGGGGACCGGCACCCGGTCGCCGTACCGGCCGTCGGCGACACGCATGCTGGCCCGCGTCATCGCGAGAATCGGTGTGACAATGCGCCGGGTGACAAACACGCTGACCGCAAGCGCGGTCAGGATCGCAGCAACCGTCGCGGCGGCGAGCGCGGTGGTCATGGCCCCGAAGATGCTGTTGAAGAGCGTCGCCACCAGGTCGGGATGCCCACTCAGCAGGCGCGTCATGAGTGCGATATGTGGTGAGAGCGCCGCCGGCGCAAGCGCCTGGACCGTGGTCCACAGCACGACGGCACCGACCATAACCACGAGGAGGTAAGAGGCAAAGAGCTTCCAACCGAGACGGCGCCGCAGCGTCCGAATGCCCCTCATGCCGGGGCATCCCG
This window encodes:
- the moaA gene encoding GTP 3',8-cyclase MoaA, whose protein sequence is MKDQYGREIRDLRISLTDRCNLRCVYCMPEMMQFKPTDELLNDDEILLVLRAAADLGVRKVRLTGGEPTVRHGLVELVRRIAAIDGIHDVAMTTNGVMLGRLAQPLAEAGLKRVNVSLDTLDPEQFHRITRWGRLDDVLGGLDAAERAGLSPVKVNAVVVRGFNDGAAPDLARLTLERGWDVRFIEMMPFGTVAGFQTSAYVPTAETMARIEAALGPLRPIDTSGYDPARTYRLDGARGTLGFISSVSQPFCAQCGRLRLTAEGRLRLCLLRDDEVDLRTPIRAGASFEEVRERFAAAAFRKPWGHGLARNVIPKQRIMSQIGG
- a CDS encoding PepSY domain-containing protein; translated protein: MNTRMWIVLGVLGVVSMLALPVLAQSYAPPYGMPGPGHMGQSQAATWQPVSIEQAEKIARQVLARGGYSGLTLDEIQEFSNNFYVAVKYKTSGQGAFEFLIDRSTGFVHPEPQTMMWNTQFGHMAGRGGPGMMGGSSGYGPGGMMGGGSGYGPGGTTGGGMMGSYGYGPGGQRGPGVGPGSATTAQPQITATRAKTIAQSFLTAQLPGTKVRNVDTFPGYYTLDVTRDGKVVGMLSVNAYTGQVWYHRWHGTFVQEKELN
- the sigH gene encoding RNA polymerase sporulation sigma factor SigH, with protein sequence MVVARKVAAVVPSYQDMGDEQLVDCAKGGDEFAAEYLINKYRNFVRVKAKAYFLIGADREDIIQEGMIGLYKAIRDFRREKLSSFRAFAELCITRQIITAIKTATRQKHIPLNSYISLNKPIYDEDSDRTLLDVISSIKVSDPEELVINQEASQTMRERIRKNLSDLECRVLTAYLEGKSYQEMATELHRHVKSIDNALQRVKRKLERNLEGEED
- a CDS encoding ATP-binding protein, whose product is MRGIRTLRRRLGWKLFASYLLVVMVGAVVLWTTVQALAPAALSPHIALMTRLLSGHPDLVATLFNSIFGAMTTALAAATVAAILTALAVSVFVTRRIVTPILAMTRASMRVADGRYGDRVPVPSEDELGELAMHFNRMAETLQHVEARRRDLIADVAHELRTPLASIAGNMEGMLDGVIVPEPETFHRVHRETERLQRLVDDLQALSRAEAGQAPLHLRRVDVRALIDAAAARLRPQFDDKGVTLEVGARDGLPAVPVDPDRIGQVLTNLLGNALQYTPAGGHVRVYVRRDPDGVAIVVSDTGIGIPAEHLPHVFDRFYRVDRSRARSSGGSGIGLTIARHLVEAHGGTIRAESPGPGRGSTFTIVLPQVT
- the ispD gene encoding 2-C-methyl-D-erythritol 4-phosphate cytidylyltransferase → MNRSFRVAAVVPAAGRGERFGAGGPKALLPLRGRPLVEYALAALSAAPAVEAIIVAAPADAVESVTRAARRAAGSKLAAVVPGGPDRQASVARGLAALPAGPGIVLVHDGARPFVPVSLIDAVAAAAAEDGAATAAVPVEETVKRGAEGWVRETVDRAGLFRVQTPQAFRRALLEDAHREAERAGFRGTDDAALVERLGRPVRLVPGAPHNLKVTVPADMMLAEALLRRDAPAPPAPRVGIGFDAHRLVPGRPLVLGGVTIPFPRGLDGHSDADVVAHAVIDALLGAAGRGDIGALFPPGDPAYRGADSMRLLGSVRALLAEHGWRAAHIDVVVMAEAPRLAPHAEAMRAAMARALDTEPGRISIKATTLEGMGAIGREEGIAAQAVASLEPVPAEAGR
- the cysS gene encoding cysteine--tRNA ligase, with the protein product MDLADGGRRPVTLRVYSSLARRKEQFETVHPGEARMYVCGPNVYGPSHVGHAMSYVVFDVVRRYLTYRGYRVRFIQNFTDIEDRIIETAAAEGTTIEALAERYIARFLAEMDGLGVRHAEAYPRATQAIPKMIEVIRVLESRGLAYAAGGDVFFRVTAFPGYGRLSGRSLDEMMAGARIDVDARKEHPMDFVLWKAAKPGEPAWDSPWGRGRPGWHIECTAMSIEHLGPQLDIHGGGQDVVFPHHENEIAQSEGYTGKPFVRYWMHNGLLRLTGGPEKMTRHLGGIITIREALDRYHPDTLRVFFLSSHYRNPLTWTDEALAAAAGGAERLRTARENAEDLLALTAAPASDAPEVAGALGALAEAAVSARTVFEASMDDDFGTPGALAGLFDLAASLNRVTDAAVRRRTALSGAGAQTVRTALDTLRELSGVLGLRLVTALTPAQAAALAELARRLSEERPDLFKPEERPDGVGPAEAGPAFVAYIARGRVEARRRKDWAIGDRVRADLSGLGILLEDTPAGFKWRVR
- a CDS encoding MaoC family dehydratase, whose product is MGTDEERHGIEVGQRASLTRAISDEDIEAYARLTGDYNPLHVDEAFAVRGRFGRRVAHGLLSAGLISAVLGTRLPGPGAIYLQQTFRFARPVYPGDTITATVEVTAYREDRRIATLTTTCTDQRGEVVLDGEAVVLLDPPGGL
- a CDS encoding PIN domain-containing protein, translating into MMVGEMRRLIRGVGLVLGAVIGYQIADAVRFEIARSGGEPARLGTLAAGIVLGALVGAAASHRIAVWFVSSMGWALRRLAEVPLRDVVSGAVGLLVGLSVAFLVSIPLQRVPIIGAYIIPIAAVLGFGYLGLHLGIQRREDALAASARLVEWIGRERQGLRLPSHGGPRGGASISWSPAAESAGRQEAGARPVFAGRYGRQGAGLPKILDTSAIIDGRIADICRTGFLEGPLLVPRGVLTELQHIADSGDALRRNRGRRGLDVLDTMQRELRSVQVYDDGPAVPGEPVDAQLVRLAASLGAVIVTTDYNLNKVAGLQDIPVLNVNELANAIKPVMLPGEDLIVHLIKDGKEAGQGIGYLEDGTMIVVEGGKKHIGETLPTVVTSVLQTAAGRMIFARPKALERDGAPR
- the rlmB gene encoding 23S rRNA (guanosine(2251)-2'-O)-methyltransferase RlmB; the protein is MARKIGSPRANPWSGSRPDDAPETALVGRHAVLEALRAGQPVSRVLVSRTARGAGPLRDIVETARRRGVPVQPVDARRLDGLAQGLPHQGVAALTAVQALVGLDDVLEVARGRGEPPFLIVLDGVEDPHNLGAVIRTAEAAGAHGVVIPRRRAAGLTPAVARAAAGATAHLAVAGVGNLVAALEELKQAGVWVIGADPEAAEPYDAGALEPPVALVVGAEGRGLHRLVRERCDRLVRIPLRGQVRSLNVSVAAALLLYEVARCAGRVSAGGDTTTAR